From a single Pseudopipra pipra isolate bDixPip1 chromosome 15, bDixPip1.hap1, whole genome shotgun sequence genomic region:
- the FAM13B gene encoding protein FAM13B isoform X6: MRKSSSPSLSNCNSVLANKIFGIPLDELQQEGQPDNEVPFIVRHVVDYIEEHGGLEQEGLFQVNGNAETVEWLRQRYDNGEDVDLVKEADVPSAISLLRFFLQELPEPVIPGSLHIHLMQLSQDYNNEDEFGRKLRFLLQQLPPVNYSLLKFLCKFLANVASHHEEIWSASSLAAVFGPDVFHIYTDVEDLKEQEIVSRIMAGLLENYYEFFENEEEDFSSTNDLSSITEQINDLLEEEEDVKLEQSEELPEDGTEKPVERPAVVHLDVTGSLSDSRSVTASTSAHISPISILPASADILERTIRAAVEQHLFDLQSSLDNDLKHIQQHRLGCNNEEKNPSGDEEGSNNQNDVIEDNDTGSSENTGDCSEVLVCTDLGSEAMKHDTVTGEEESIQVPALPSAETADVLLQPCDEDADVDGENNSERENSILLDGNDRISSEITLDSSSKACDLNANTDPEVLGGGSVSGSEEAPGVQVPRLDLKNVSDGDKWEAPCPITFPLIDFKTMHLQREGEDPFPAFKSWQEDSESGEAQLSPQAGRMTNHPLEEDCHPILSHRSLDFGQSQRFLHDPETLDSSSKALSFVRTRRASFSSKDDKREDKTPYQLVKKLQKKIKQFEEQFEKEKNSKPSYSDIAANPKVLKWMTELTKLRKQIKDAKQRSSEGEFIPQPRPRSNTLPKSFGSSLDQEDEENEDEMRVVQKEKKPTKEATLELILKRLKEKRVERCLPEDIKKMTKDHLVEEKTSLQKSLLYYESQHGRPVSIGLHVGIRGTYCIDF; the protein is encoded by the exons ATGAGGAAGAGCTCCTCCCCTTCCTTGAGTAACTGCAACTCTGTTCTTGCTaacaaaatatttggaattCCACTTGATGAGCTGCAGCAAGAAGGGCAACCAGACAATGAGGTTCCATTCATAGTCCGCCATGTCGTGGACTATATTGAGGAACATG GGGGTCTGGAACAAGAAGGACTTTTTCAAGTCAATGGGAATGCTGAGACAGTGGAGTGGCTCCGGCAACGATACGATAACGGAGAAGATGTGGACCTGGTTAAAGAAGCTGATGTACCCTCAGCTATCAGCCTTCTTAGATTTTTTCTTCAAGAACTTCCAGAGCCAGTTATCCCAGGCAGTTTGCACATACATTTGATGCAACTTTCTCAAG attaTAATAATGAAGATGAATTTGGAAGAAAGCTGAGGTTCCTCTTGCAGCAGCTTCCACCTGTTAATTACAGTTTGTTAAAGTTTCTGTGTAAATTTTTAGCTAATGTAGCATCTCATCATGAAGAAATTTGGTCAGCAAGTTCTTTAGCTGCAGTCTTTGGTCCGGATGTTTTTCA CATTTACACAGATGTGGAGGATCTGAAAGAACAAGAAATAGTTAGCAGAATAATGGCGGGACTTCTGGAGAACTACTATgaattttttgaaaatgaagaggaagatTTTTCATCTACAAATGATTTAAGCTCAATAACTGAGCAG ATCAATGATCTCttggaagaagaggaagatgtaAAGCTTGAGCAGTCTGAAGAACTTCCAGAAGATGGCACAGAGAAACCTGTTGAAAGGCCAGCTGTGGTGCATCTAGATGTGACAGGGAGTCTCTCGGATTCCAGGAGTGTTACAGCATCAACAAG TGCTCATATCTCTCCCATAAGTATCTTGCCAGCCTCTGCAGA catTTTAGAAAGAACAATCAGAGCAGCTGTGGAACAGCATCTTTTCGACCTGCAGAGCAGCTTAGATAACGATCTGAAACATATCCAGCAACACAGACTGGGCTgtaacaatgaagaaaaaaatcccagtgggGATGAGGAAGGATCTAACAACCA GAATGATGTTATTGAAGATAATGACACTGGTAGCAGTGAGAACACAGGAGACTGCTCTGAAGTATTGGTTTGCACTGATTTAGGCAGTGAAGCTATGAAACATGATACTGTAActggggaagaagaaagcatTCAG GTACCAGCCCTTCCTTCTGCTGAG ACTGCAGACGTATTATTGCAACCATGTGATGAAGATGCAGATGTTGATGGAGAAAATAATAGTGAAag GGAAAATAGTATATTGCTTGATGGCAATGATAGAATATCTTCAGAGATAACTCTG GATTCAAGTAGCAAGGCGTGTGATCTAAATGCAAACACTGACCCCGAGGTGCTGGGGGGTGGCAGCGTCAGCGGTTCCGAGGAAGCTCCGGGTGTCCAAGTGCCACGTCTGGATCTCAAGAACGTATCTGATGGTGACAAATGGGAAG CGCCATGCCCTATCACTTTCCCCCTCATTGATTTCAAAACAATGCATctgcagagagaaggggagG ATCCATTTCCTGCTTTCAAATCTTGGCAGGAAGACAGTGAATCTGGAGAAGCTCAGCTTTCCCCACAGGCTGGAAGGATGACTAATCATCCCTTGGAAGAGGACTGTCATCCCATACTGTCACATCGGAGTTTGGATTTTGGGCAAAGCCAGCGTTTCTTGCACGATCCAGAAACGTTAGATTCTTCATCCAAAGCACTTTCTTTTGTTAG AACACGAAGAGCATCCTTTAGCTCAAAAGATGACAAAAGGGAAGACAAGACACCTTATCAGCTTGTcaagaaattacagaaaaaaataaagcaatttgaGGAACagtttgaaaaagagaaaaacagcaag cCCTCCTATAGTGATATTGCAGCCAATCCGAAAGTTTTAAAGTGGATGACTGAACTTACCAAATtgagaaagcaaataaaag aTGCAAAACAGAGGAGCTCAGAAGGAGAATTCATACCTCAACCACGTCCACGAAGTAACACTCTTCCAAAAAGCTTTGGTTCCTCTCTTGACCAAGAggatgaagaaaatgaagatgagATGCGGGTTGTGCAGAAGGAGAAGAAGCCCACCAAGGAGGCTACACTGGAACTCATCTTGAaaagattaaaggaaaaacGAGTGGAGAGATGTTTGCCAGAAGATATAAAA AAAATGACAAAGGACCATTTGGTAGAAGAGAAAACATCTCTCCAGAAAAGCCTCTTGTATTATGAAAGCCAACATGGACGGCCG GTATCTATTGGCCTCCATGTTGGCATCCGAGGAACTTACTGCATTGActtctaa